In Erigeron canadensis isolate Cc75 chromosome 1, C_canadensis_v1, whole genome shotgun sequence, a single window of DNA contains:
- the LOC122584960 gene encoding uncharacterized protein LOC122584960: MVNTPPTSSSFYEDVEEVQETQPEVSVSSPQKEKRKHRKKETEAPKKIPSQVNWSEEESLALCRSWVDVSEDPKCANYQKARTFWLKIQEGYHKILKRPTYRGIESLHGKWRKIRTSVTMFNGIITRLSGSGYQSGSSQEDLISNAVSEYNAQFPIFKFLKEWQCLRRSSKWEVIDSWEAMSSPGEPSSKRSKTTSESSGQQSVGSSARVAFDLNDTYEGEPQPQLSRLGRPVGRDTAKKAGRGGGGVQGRGRLLRRWMWRRIT, encoded by the exons ATGGTCAATACACCACCGACATCGAGCTCCTTTTATGAAGATGTGGAGGAGGTTCAAGAGACACAACCCGAAGTTAGTGTTTCGTCTCCgcaaaaagagaaaagaaaacatCGGAAGAAAGAAACAGAGGCCCCGAAGAAAATTCCCTCTCAAGTTAACTGGTCGGAAGAGGAAAGTTTGGCGTTATGTCGATCTTGGGTCGATGTATCTGAGGACCCAAAATGCG CAAATTATCAAAAGGCTCGGACCTTTTGGTTGAAGATTCAGGAAGGATATCACAAAATCTTGAAGAGACCGACTTACCGGGGTATTGAATCGTTACATGGAAAGTGGCGAAAAATTAGGACTAGTGTCACTATGTTTAATGGTATCATAACTAGGCTTAGTGGTTCAGGTTATCAAAGTGGTAGTAGTCAAGAGGATTTGATTAGTAATGCTGTTAGTGAATACAATGCTCAGTTTccgatttttaagtttttgaaagAATGGCAGTGTTTGAGGAGAAGTTCGAAGTGGGAGGTTATTGATAGTTGGGAGGCGATGAGTAGTCCTGGTGAGCCGAGTTCAAAACGGTCGAAGACAACATCAGAAAGTTCGGGTCAACAAAGTGTGGGGTCGTCTGCGAGGGTTGCATTCGACCTTAATGATACTTATGAGGGGGAACCGCAGCCACAACTGTCTAGGTTGGGTCGTCCGGTTGGGAGGGATACGGCAAAAAAAGCCGGtcgtgggggggggggggttcaaGGAAGGGGAAGGCTGCTGCGTCGGTGGATGTGGAGGCGTATAACATAG